A single genomic interval of Mucilaginibacter robiniae harbors:
- a CDS encoding ester cyclase: MSKQLNIEAQQKFGEAVNTGNFELFKEVVAPNALDNDPAPGQLLGPEGYMHFFTMMRTAFPDFKVEVEHLVADENNVAFAYTATGTHQGNFNGIPATGKSIKIRGMQISRFENGKMVERWGSSDELGILKQLGVQVG, encoded by the coding sequence ATGAGTAAACAACTTAATATAGAAGCTCAGCAAAAATTTGGAGAAGCGGTAAATACTGGCAACTTTGAATTGTTTAAAGAGGTAGTAGCACCTAATGCTCTAGATAACGATCCGGCACCTGGCCAACTATTAGGCCCGGAAGGTTACATGCATTTTTTCACCATGATGCGAACTGCCTTCCCGGATTTTAAAGTGGAAGTAGAACACTTGGTGGCCGATGAGAATAATGTAGCCTTTGCCTACACAGCAACCGGAACCCACCAAGGCAACTTCAACGGCATACCGGCTACCGGCAAGTCTATCAAGATCAGAGGTATGCAGATTAGCCGTTTTGAGAATGGCAAAATGGTAGAGCGCTGGGGCAGTTCAGACGAACTGGGTATATTAAAACAACTCGGCGTACAGGTAGGCTAA
- a CDS encoding trypsin-like peptidase domain-containing protein → MRKIGLTMLTAFLGGAMALGTYKVFEKDPNAGMTFEDRQKVYFTSNRTPEIMSSAGELDFTQAAAAVTPAVVYIRTTYNANQSGRSSGQDQLEQMFGEMFGQRARPQQQAPQRASGSGVIISPDGYIVTNNHVVANASKVQITTNDHREFEAKVIGTDPNTDLALIKISATNLPIVKLGNSDDVRVGEWVLAVGNPFNLTSTVTAGIVSAKGRSIGIIGSDNDDDDQNSNPFGRSRYQQQAPAPRKAIESFIQTDAAINPGNSGGALVNTKGELIGINSAIASHTGSYEGYGFAVPVNLAKKVLNDLERFGSVKRGYIGVSFQELNPDVAQQLNIKNTVGLYVNDVVAGGGAAQAGLQKADIITKVEGNTIYESSDLQERVGRLQPGDKVNLTVLRNGSERNVSVTLKGDMPVANRTAAVSKSAEELYNKLGGSFQPLSPAQKAKFHIASGVVVTQVREGGFFENADIPVGSIITNMNHSPINSTNDIDKAITSTRNGMVNISGYYPDGSKFTGSFQVE, encoded by the coding sequence ATGAGAAAAATTGGTTTAACCATGTTAACCGCCTTTTTGGGCGGCGCAATGGCGCTCGGTACTTATAAAGTATTTGAGAAAGATCCAAATGCAGGGATGACTTTCGAAGACCGCCAAAAAGTTTATTTCACCAGCAACCGTACGCCTGAGATCATGTCATCAGCCGGCGAGCTTGATTTTACCCAAGCTGCAGCAGCAGTAACACCGGCTGTAGTTTATATCCGTACTACCTATAACGCCAACCAAAGTGGCCGCAGTAGTGGCCAGGATCAGTTAGAGCAGATGTTTGGTGAAATGTTTGGTCAGCGTGCTCGTCCACAGCAACAAGCACCACAACGTGCATCAGGTTCAGGTGTAATCATTTCGCCTGATGGTTATATTGTAACCAACAACCACGTAGTGGCTAATGCCAGCAAAGTGCAGATTACCACCAACGACCACCGCGAGTTTGAAGCTAAAGTAATTGGTACCGACCCGAACACTGACTTGGCGCTGATTAAAATTAGTGCCACTAACCTGCCTATCGTAAAATTAGGTAACTCTGATGATGTACGTGTAGGCGAGTGGGTATTGGCTGTAGGTAACCCTTTCAACTTAACTTCAACCGTTACTGCAGGTATAGTAAGTGCGAAAGGCCGTAGCATAGGTATTATCGGCAGCGATAACGATGATGACGATCAAAACAGCAATCCGTTTGGCCGTAGCCGTTATCAGCAACAAGCACCTGCACCAAGAAAAGCTATCGAATCATTTATCCAAACTGATGCCGCTATTAATCCAGGTAACAGTGGTGGTGCCTTGGTAAACACCAAAGGCGAGCTGATTGGTATTAACTCAGCGATTGCTTCACACACTGGTTCATACGAAGGTTACGGTTTTGCCGTACCGGTTAACCTGGCTAAAAAAGTATTGAATGATTTAGAAAGATTTGGTTCTGTTAAACGTGGCTACATTGGTGTAAGCTTCCAGGAACTAAACCCTGATGTTGCACAACAGCTGAACATTAAAAACACTGTTGGCTTGTATGTAAACGATGTAGTTGCTGGTGGTGGTGCTGCACAAGCAGGCTTACAAAAAGCTGATATTATTACCAAAGTAGAAGGCAACACTATTTACGAGTCATCAGACTTGCAAGAACGTGTAGGCCGTCTGCAACCTGGCGATAAAGTAAACTTAACTGTACTGCGTAATGGTAGTGAACGTAACGTTTCTGTAACCTTAAAAGGCGATATGCCGGTTGCTAATCGTACAGCAGCAGTTTCTAAATCAGCCGAAGAGTTGTATAACAAACTGGGTGGTAGCTTCCAACCCTTGAGCCCTGCTCAAAAAGCTAAGTTCCATATTGCTTCAGGTGTGGTAGTTACCCAGGTTCGTGAAGGTGGCTTTTTTGAAAATGCTGATATTCCGGTAGGTTCAATTATTACCAACATGAACCATAGCCCAATCAATAGCACTAACGATATTGATAAAGCTATTACCAGCACCCGTAATGGTATGGTTAATATTTCAGGCTATTACCCTGACGGTTCTAAATTTACCGGCAGCTTCCAGGTAGAATAA
- a CDS encoding HAD family hydrolase, translating to MSTSTNNDKYEALVKLSQDDFEAFLYDCDGTLADNMGAHKDTYIRVAAEQGIAIEGSIIDEFAGLPVTKVVEQINHRYESTFDPEEFKTAKYKLFMDQYIEQTQPIDYVVNHLKYHFGRVKIAVVSGSSREAVEKTLKVLGIDHFIQIVVCAGETPNGKPYPDPFLKAAELLGVAPEKCLVFEDGEAGVQAAKAAGMRWVRIDKL from the coding sequence ATGAGTACATCAACCAACAACGATAAGTACGAAGCCTTGGTTAAGTTAAGCCAGGATGATTTTGAAGCTTTTTTGTACGATTGCGATGGTACCCTAGCCGATAACATGGGCGCCCATAAAGATACCTACATCCGGGTAGCGGCCGAGCAGGGTATAGCTATTGAGGGTTCAATCATAGATGAGTTTGCCGGTTTACCGGTAACCAAAGTAGTGGAGCAGATTAACCATCGTTATGAGTCAACTTTTGATCCGGAAGAGTTTAAAACAGCCAAGTATAAGTTGTTTATGGATCAGTATATTGAGCAAACTCAGCCTATCGATTATGTGGTAAATCATTTAAAATATCACTTCGGCCGGGTTAAAATAGCCGTAGTATCTGGCAGTAGCCGCGAAGCTGTAGAGAAAACCTTGAAAGTATTAGGTATTGATCATTTCATACAAATCGTAGTTTGCGCCGGCGAAACCCCTAACGGCAAACCTTACCCTGACCCCTTCCTGAAAGCGGCCGAACTGCTGGGCGTTGCACCTGAGAAGTGTCTGGTATTTGAAGATGGAGAGGCTGGTGTACAAGCCGCCAAGGCTGCTGGTATGCGCTGGGTTCGCATTGATAAACTATAA
- a CDS encoding HYC_CC_PP family protein, giving the protein MLKKSGIIALALLYLVTVLGFAMDLHFCGSYMASVHFEAPGKLPIAKAKCGMKMKCCKNQHLNVKVKDAHQSVSALESIKLLALHLPVAFLNSFAPAPQPVTLIAQQLRGPPDLPVNLVPVFLKNCNFRI; this is encoded by the coding sequence ATGCTGAAAAAATCAGGTATTATAGCTTTAGCACTGCTGTACTTAGTTACGGTATTGGGCTTTGCTATGGACCTGCATTTCTGCGGCAGCTATATGGCCTCCGTACATTTTGAGGCTCCTGGTAAATTACCGATAGCTAAAGCCAAATGCGGCATGAAAATGAAGTGCTGCAAAAACCAGCACCTTAATGTTAAAGTAAAAGATGCACACCAGAGTGTGTCGGCTTTGGAGTCGATTAAACTACTGGCTCTGCACTTACCCGTAGCCTTTCTGAATAGCTTTGCTCCTGCTCCGCAACCTGTTACACTGATAGCGCAGCAGCTGAGAGGCCCGCCTGATTTGCCGGTTAACCTAGTCCCCGTATTTCTTAAGAACTGCAATTTTCGTATCTGA
- the dapF gene encoding diaminopimelate epimerase codes for MKLKFYKYQGAGNDFIMLDNRTANIDHHNPQFISKLCDRRFGIGGDGLMLLQNKEGYDFEMIYYNADGQPSSMCGNGGRCIVAFARFLKVIDSETNFLAVDGPHHAKIAESGNWVSLQMIDVDTLSRDAEAYVLNTGSPHYVQLTTNLQNKDVYTEGYAIRNNATYAAEGININFVEPLEDGYFVRTFERGVEDETYACGTGVTAVALAMARHNGQTGNINTPIKVLGGNLNIRFEDDGTRFSNIFLEGPAVQVFEGEIEI; via the coding sequence ATGAAGTTGAAATTCTATAAATATCAGGGCGCCGGCAACGATTTTATTATGTTGGATAATCGCACGGCTAACATTGATCATCATAACCCGCAGTTTATCAGTAAGTTGTGCGATAGGCGCTTTGGTATTGGCGGAGACGGCTTAATGCTCTTACAAAATAAAGAAGGTTATGACTTTGAAATGATCTATTATAATGCTGATGGACAGCCCAGCAGCATGTGCGGTAACGGCGGCCGCTGCATTGTAGCTTTTGCCAGATTTTTAAAGGTAATTGACAGCGAGACTAACTTTTTGGCAGTTGATGGCCCACACCATGCCAAAATTGCTGAATCGGGTAATTGGGTAAGTTTACAGATGATTGATGTAGATACCCTGAGCCGTGATGCCGAAGCTTACGTGCTGAATACCGGTTCGCCCCATTACGTACAATTAACCACCAATTTGCAAAACAAAGATGTGTACACTGAAGGCTATGCTATTCGCAATAATGCCACGTATGCGGCTGAAGGGATTAACATAAACTTTGTAGAGCCACTGGAGGATGGTTATTTCGTACGCACCTTTGAGCGTGGTGTAGAAGACGAAACTTACGCTTGCGGTACAGGGGTAACCGCAGTGGCTTTAGCTATGGCCCGTCATAACGGGCAAACCGGCAACATCAACACACCCATTAAGGTACTAGGCGGCAACCTGAACATCCGGTTTGAAGATGATGGTACAAGGTTTAGCAACATATTTTTAGAAGGCCCGGCAGTGCAGGTGTTTGAAGGAGAAATAGAAATTTAG